The proteins below are encoded in one region of Apium graveolens cultivar Ventura chromosome 4, ASM990537v1, whole genome shotgun sequence:
- the LOC141721844 gene encoding alkane hydroxylase MAH1-like codes for MAVNVGIELVLLALSSLIFFCICMMCRLKTSLLTNWPLVGMTPSVLMNVHRIHDFCACFLGKSNMTFQFIGPSLANLNLLCTCDPANMNYILSKNFTNYPKGPEFGKIFDILGEGILSAEGHTWEVHRSTTMSFFNHAQFYQTLQKITREKVEKGLVPIFDHASTHGIEMDLLDIFQRINFDNICSLLLDYDPQSLSLDLPYDPVHQGLMDAQEAVMYRHVLPESIWKLQSWIGVGKEKKLSKAWECIDEFIYRCIARKRQQVELKNTEHMSAAEVDGKLDISAAYMKIAEKEMPGNPDKFLRDTMLSLILGGRDTTSAGLSWFFWLLSRHPLVESKILEEINTNLPSKEVKSWMLLNNKEEMQKLVYLHGALCESLRLYPPIPFNHKSPTESDILPSGHRVEKDSKILLSYYAMGRMESIWGKDCLEFKPERWITEQGRIRHQPSYKFVAFNAGPRFCLGKDMALSQMKILATAIIHAYRIEVVKNHPVVPSDSVVLDMKYGLKIRVAKRSATLPDSGG; via the coding sequence ATGGCTGTCAATGTAGGTATTGAGCTTGTGCTTCTTGCTCTTTCCTCCTTAATCTTTTTCTGCATTTGTATGATGTGTAGACTCAAAACCTCTTTGTTAACCAACTGGCCTCTGGTGGGAATGACACCTTCCGTGCTTATGAATGTTCATAGAATACACGACTTCTGTGCTTGCTTTCTCGGAAAAAGCAACATGACTTTCCAGTTCATCGGGCCTAGTCTAGCCAACTTGAATTTGCTGTGTACTTGTGATCCTGCTAACATGAACTACATCTTGAGCAAGAATTTCACAAATTATCCCAAAGGCCCCGAGTTTGGCAAGATTTTTGATATACTTGGAGAGGGGATCTTAAGTGCCGAAGGTCATACATGGGAAGTTCATCGCAGTACCACCATGTCATTCTTCAACCATGCACAGTTTTATCAGACGTTACAAAAGATTACAAGGGAAAAAGTCGAGAAAGGGCTAGTTCCAATTTTTGATCATGCATCTACACATGGGATTGAGATGGATTTGCTTGACATATTTCAGAGAATTAATTTTGATAATATTTGTTCCTTGCTTTTAGACTATGACCCTCAAAGCCTCTCTCTTGATTTACCATATGATCCTGTCCATCAGGGTCTCATGGATGCTCAAGAGGCGGTCATGTATAGACATGTACTTCCTGAAAGCATTTGGAAGCTGCAAAGTTGGATTGGCGTTGGCAAAGAAAAGAAGCTAAGCAAAGCCTGGGAGTGTATTGATGAATTCATATATAGATGTATAGCTAGGAAGCGCCAACAAGTGGAACTGAAAAATACTGAGCACATGTCTGCGGCAGAAGTGGATGGTAAACTAGACATTTCAGCAGCTTACATGAAAATTGCGGAAAAGGAAATGCCAGGAAATCCTGATAAATTTTTGAGGGACACTATGCTTAGTCTAATACTTGGTGGAAGAGACACAACCAGTGCAGGTCTTTCTTGGTTTTTCTGGCTTCTTTCAAGACATCCCTTGGTAGAATCCAAGATTTTAGAAGAGATCAACACAAATCTGCCTTCAAAAGAAGTCAAGAGTTGGATGCTTCTCAACAACAAGGAAGAGATGCAGAAGCTTGTTTATCTGCATGGAGCTTTGTGTGAGTCTTTAAGACTCTACCCTCCGATTCCTTTTAATCACAAGTCTCCAACAGAATCAGACATCCTTCCAAGTGGCCATCGGGTGGAGAAAGACTCTAAAATCTTGTTGTCTTATTATGCCATGGGAAGAATGGAGAGCATATGGGGAAAAGATTGCCTGGAATTCAAACCCGAGAGATGGATAACTGAACAAGGAAGGATTAGACACCAACCTTCCTACAAGTTTGTTGCTTTTAATGCGGGGCCAAGATTTTGTTTAGGCAAGGATATGGCCTTATCTCAGATGAAGATTCTTGCAACAGCCATTATACATGCGTACCGCATTGAGGTGGTGAAAAATCATCCCGTAGTCCCAAGTGATTCTGTCGTTCTTGACATGAAATACGGTTTGAAGATCAGGGTAGCTAAAAGAAGTGCAACCTTGCCTGATTCTGGAGGGTGA